In Bacillus sp. Cs-700, one genomic interval encodes:
- the hsdR gene encoding type I restriction-modification system endonuclease has product MKSSNFHFLNDQWGLLANLGETAEQNVFGDPNTTLIKLRMFAETLTKYVLAYEEIKETYDTNQVDRLKALRRDDLITEEIYTMLDTIRRKGNKAVHEAGFGTEKEAHALLHMAFRLAVWLMQVYGDWDFKEPAFQEPVQKQVVDEKELEELSGTYEEKVSQLESELEKLRQQQAYVSSDDKLQRKKGAKSFGSRFELTEAETRVLIDEQLRKAGWEADTETLRFGKKVRPEKGKNMAIAEWPLKKGFADYALFIGLEFVGIVEAKRTSKNIISDIEQAKNYARLVVKHDEELIHMPYGDYFVPFLFATNGRPYMKQFEEKSGIWFLDARKETNHPRPLKAWYSPQGLKDLLKKDVDQANKKLHDETLDYLQLRPYQEKAIKAVENALENDSREILLAMATGTGKTRMAIGLIYRLIKLNRFNRVLFLVDRTALGEQAEAAFKDSKLESYHSFTEIFELQSLQDALPNPETKVQIATVQGMVKRLFYSETEEGREAPTVDQYDCIIVDEAHRGYTLDKEMSEVEELFRDHNEYVSKYRQVLDYFDAVRIGLTATPALHTVDIFGKPVFTYSYREAVVDGYLIDHEPPYQFETTLKKNGIQWSAGESVEVYNTRTGEIETELLEDEVNIEVANFNKMVITENFNRAILSELANYIDPMSLGKTLIFAASDDHADMVVRIFKEALEEIHGPISDNTVMKVTGSIKDPSQAIRLFKNERLPNIVVTVDLLTTGIDVPNISNLVFLRRVRSRILYEQMLGRATRRSDDIGKDHFSIYDAVGLYESLKPYTSMKPVVRSPKITVRQLVEELEQLKNTEHQTQHKEELIAKVQRKKQGWTEKDQDDFKVISGGKSINEFVDWMKQSKPEEVVEELTANQTVLQYIDENRGRPVLQYISQHKDEVKEVTRGYGKAEKPEDYLQSFNEFIQENMNLIPALQVVCTRPKELTRAQLRELKIALDQQGFTEKSLQTAWRDTKNEDIAADIISFIRQQAIGDPLVDHEERIKNAMKKIYAMKPWPKVQKAWLERIEKQLINESVLDPDPEKAFNVEPFKSRGGYKQLNKIFGGQLDDIVSKINYALYVNDEKEQA; this is encoded by the coding sequence ATGAAAAGCAGCAACTTTCATTTTCTAAATGATCAATGGGGTTTATTAGCGAACTTAGGGGAAACAGCAGAGCAAAATGTATTTGGCGATCCAAATACAACCCTAATAAAATTACGCATGTTTGCGGAAACATTAACGAAGTATGTTCTCGCTTATGAGGAAATTAAAGAAACATATGATACCAACCAGGTTGATCGGTTAAAGGCACTTCGAAGAGACGATCTGATTACAGAAGAAATATATACGATGTTAGATACGATAAGGCGTAAAGGAAACAAAGCAGTTCATGAAGCTGGTTTTGGCACTGAGAAGGAAGCTCATGCCCTCTTACATATGGCTTTTCGCTTAGCAGTTTGGTTAATGCAAGTATATGGCGACTGGGATTTTAAAGAGCCAGCATTTCAGGAACCTGTTCAAAAGCAAGTAGTGGATGAGAAAGAACTTGAAGAGCTATCAGGTACTTATGAGGAAAAAGTGTCTCAGCTTGAAAGTGAGCTTGAGAAGTTAAGACAGCAACAGGCTTATGTGTCATCAGACGATAAATTGCAGCGTAAAAAAGGAGCGAAGTCGTTTGGTAGTCGGTTTGAACTGACCGAAGCGGAGACTCGCGTTCTGATTGATGAGCAACTAAGAAAAGCGGGTTGGGAAGCTGACACAGAAACGCTTAGATTTGGGAAGAAAGTGCGTCCTGAAAAAGGAAAGAACATGGCAATTGCAGAGTGGCCACTAAAGAAAGGCTTTGCTGACTATGCTCTCTTTATCGGATTAGAGTTTGTCGGAATTGTCGAGGCAAAAAGGACAAGTAAAAATATCATCTCTGACATTGAACAGGCGAAGAACTATGCCAGGTTGGTTGTCAAGCATGATGAGGAATTAATTCATATGCCATATGGTGATTACTTTGTTCCTTTTCTGTTTGCTACGAATGGACGGCCTTATATGAAGCAATTTGAAGAGAAGTCTGGGATCTGGTTTTTGGATGCTCGTAAGGAAACGAATCACCCACGACCACTCAAAGCCTGGTATTCCCCACAGGGGTTAAAAGATTTACTAAAGAAAGATGTTGATCAGGCAAACAAGAAGCTTCATGATGAAACGCTAGACTATTTGCAATTACGTCCGTATCAGGAAAAAGCGATCAAAGCTGTAGAGAATGCCCTTGAAAATGACAGTAGAGAAATTCTACTAGCTATGGCTACTGGTACAGGGAAGACGCGTATGGCAATTGGCTTGATTTATCGACTGATTAAACTTAACCGTTTTAATCGCGTTCTCTTTTTAGTGGATCGAACGGCTCTTGGGGAACAGGCGGAAGCGGCTTTTAAAGATTCAAAGCTTGAAAGCTATCATTCGTTTACAGAGATTTTTGAGCTTCAATCGCTTCAGGATGCATTGCCAAATCCTGAAACGAAAGTGCAGATCGCGACTGTCCAGGGAATGGTGAAACGATTGTTTTATTCCGAGACCGAGGAAGGTCGAGAAGCACCTACGGTCGATCAGTATGACTGTATTATCGTGGATGAAGCGCACCGAGGATATACACTTGATAAGGAAATGTCAGAAGTAGAAGAGCTTTTCCGAGATCATAATGAGTATGTGAGTAAATATCGTCAGGTGCTGGATTACTTTGATGCCGTTCGAATTGGACTAACAGCGACCCCTGCTTTACACACCGTCGATATTTTCGGAAAACCTGTTTTCACTTATTCTTATCGGGAAGCGGTGGTCGATGGATATCTCATCGACCATGAGCCCCCCTATCAATTTGAAACAACGTTAAAGAAGAATGGCATTCAATGGTCTGCCGGTGAATCGGTTGAAGTCTACAATACGCGAACGGGCGAAATAGAGACAGAGCTACTAGAAGATGAAGTCAATATTGAGGTCGCCAACTTTAATAAAATGGTGATTACTGAAAACTTCAATCGCGCGATTTTATCCGAGTTAGCCAATTACATTGATCCAATGAGCTTAGGGAAAACTTTGATTTTCGCCGCATCGGACGACCATGCCGATATGGTTGTTCGGATCTTCAAAGAGGCACTAGAGGAGATCCACGGTCCGATAAGTGACAATACAGTTATGAAGGTAACAGGATCGATTAAAGATCCATCTCAGGCGATTCGCCTTTTTAAAAATGAACGATTGCCAAATATTGTTGTCACTGTAGATTTGTTAACGACTGGAATTGATGTTCCTAACATCTCGAATCTTGTATTCTTAAGACGAGTGCGTTCTCGGATTCTATATGAGCAAATGTTGGGGCGAGCAACGAGAAGAAGTGATGACATTGGAAAAGACCATTTCTCCATTTATGATGCCGTTGGACTGTATGAATCACTAAAACCATACACATCGATGAAGCCTGTGGTGAGAAGTCCAAAAATAACTGTTCGTCAATTAGTGGAAGAACTCGAACAGTTAAAGAACACCGAACACCAGACGCAGCATAAAGAAGAACTGATCGCGAAAGTGCAGCGGAAAAAGCAGGGATGGACGGAAAAGGATCAGGATGATTTTAAAGTAATTTCAGGTGGCAAATCGATTAATGAGTTTGTCGATTGGATGAAGCAATCGAAACCTGAAGAAGTTGTGGAGGAACTAACTGCCAATCAAACCGTTCTCCAATACATTGATGAAAATCGGGGGAGACCGGTCCTTCAGTATATCTCTCAACACAAAGATGAAGTGAAAGAAGTGACGCGTGGTTATGGCAAAGCGGAGAAACCAGAAGACTACTTGCAGAGCTTTAATGAGTTTATCCAAGAAAACATGAACTTGATTCCTGCCCTTCAAGTCGTTTGCACCCGACCGAAAGAATTAACACGTGCACAATTAAGAGAATTGAAAATTGCACTCGATCAGCAAGGCTTTACAGAGAAAAGTCTCCAAACCGCCTGGCGTGATACGAAAAATGAGGATATTGCAGCTGACATCATTAGCTTCATTCGCCAGCAGGCCATTGGCGATCCGTTGGTTGATCATGAAGAACGGATCAAAAATGCGATGAAGAAGATCTATGCCATGAAACCATGGCCGAAAGTTCAAAAGGCATGGTTGGAACGAATCGAGAAACAATTGATCAATGAAAGTGTATTAGATCCCGATCCGGAAAAGGCTTTTAACGTTGAACCGTTTAAAAGCAGAGGCGGTTATAAACAATTAAATAAGATATTCGGTGGACAACTAGATGACATCGTTAGTAAAATCAACTATGCACTATACGTTAATGATGAGAAGGAGCAAGCATAA
- a CDS encoding N-6 DNA methylase: MGNQQIVQKLWNLCNVLRDDGITYHQYVTELTYLLFLKMMKETENETAIPEDYRWDSLTNLHGLELKTHYQKLLIDLGQESNPVLNQIYTNANTNIDEPKNLEKIIRSIDELDWYSAKEEGLGDLYEGLLEKNASETKSGAGQYFTPRTLIDVIVQLTDPKPGERCNDPAAGTFGFMIAGDRHVREKTDDYFDLGEKEAEFQKYKAFSGVELVKDTHRLALMNAMLHDIQGDIILGDTLSELGKDLKNYDVIMTNPPFGTKQGGERPTRDDLTYATTNKQLNFLQHIYRALKPDGKARAAVVLPDNVLFESGIGAKIREDLMDKCNLHTILRLPTGIFYAQGVKTNVLFFNRGTVDKDNTKDVWVYDLRTNMPSFGKRNPLTAKHFEEFVKAYQTEDRASINDERFNVFTREEIAKKENSLDIGLIADESLSVYENLPDPIDSAEEAIAKLEQAVGLLNEVVDELRAVDRGTTYEKSDEVVSMVAETAEVGSDE; this comes from the coding sequence ATGGGCAACCAGCAGATTGTACAGAAGCTATGGAATTTATGTAACGTGTTAAGAGATGACGGTATTACCTATCACCAGTACGTAACAGAGCTTACGTATCTGTTATTCCTAAAGATGATGAAAGAAACGGAAAATGAAACAGCGATCCCAGAAGACTATCGTTGGGACTCTTTAACGAACCTTCACGGACTTGAACTGAAAACACACTATCAAAAGCTACTGATTGATCTAGGTCAAGAAAGCAACCCAGTTCTAAATCAGATCTATACAAACGCAAATACAAATATCGATGAACCGAAGAACCTTGAGAAAATCATCCGTTCAATCGATGAATTGGATTGGTATAGCGCAAAAGAAGAAGGACTTGGCGATCTTTATGAAGGCTTGCTTGAAAAGAACGCAAGTGAAACAAAGTCTGGAGCGGGACAATACTTTACCCCTCGTACACTGATTGACGTGATCGTTCAGTTAACAGATCCAAAACCAGGCGAACGATGCAATGACCCTGCTGCCGGAACATTTGGGTTTATGATTGCAGGAGATCGTCACGTTCGTGAAAAAACCGATGACTACTTTGACCTTGGTGAAAAAGAAGCCGAATTTCAAAAATATAAAGCATTTAGTGGTGTCGAACTCGTTAAAGATACACACCGCTTGGCTCTTATGAATGCCATGCTTCACGATATCCAGGGTGATATTATCCTTGGAGATACGCTATCCGAGCTTGGAAAAGATCTTAAGAATTACGATGTGATCATGACCAACCCTCCATTTGGAACAAAGCAAGGTGGAGAACGACCAACTCGTGATGACCTCACATATGCAACAACGAACAAACAATTAAACTTTCTACAGCATATCTATCGTGCCTTAAAGCCTGATGGAAAAGCGCGTGCTGCGGTCGTTTTACCGGATAACGTCCTTTTTGAAAGTGGCATTGGAGCCAAAATCCGTGAAGACTTAATGGATAAGTGTAACCTACATACGATTTTACGCTTACCTACAGGTATCTTCTATGCACAGGGTGTTAAGACAAACGTATTGTTCTTTAATCGCGGAACAGTTGATAAAGACAATACGAAAGATGTGTGGGTATATGATCTTCGGACAAACATGCCAAGCTTTGGTAAGCGCAATCCGCTAACTGCAAAGCACTTTGAAGAGTTTGTGAAAGCTTACCAGACAGAAGACCGTGCGAGTATTAATGATGAACGGTTTAACGTATTTACCCGCGAAGAGATTGCGAAGAAAGAAAACAGCTTGGATATTGGGCTAATCGCTGATGAGTCATTATCTGTGTATGAAAACCTGCCGGATCCGATTGATTCTGCGGAAGAAGCGATTGCGAAGTTGGAGCAAGCTGTTGGATTGTTGAATGAGGTAGTGGATGAGCTTCGTGCGGTTGATCGTGGTACTACGTATGAAAAATCAGACGAAGTAGTTAGTATGGTTGCGGAAACTGCCGAGGTGGGTAGTGATGAGTAA
- a CDS encoding YggT family protein: protein MRALSSFLVSLVRLIFGIIEAILGIRILLKLFSANPTAPFVQWIYDFSAPLLYPFRNIFPTTEFAGQYVVEFSAVFALIVYSIVASLIVRFVAMGLTSRERR from the coding sequence ATGAGAGCACTATCATCATTCCTCGTATCGCTCGTACGCCTCATCTTCGGCATCATCGAAGCGATTCTCGGAATTCGCATATTGCTGAAACTATTCAGCGCAAATCCAACAGCTCCATTCGTGCAATGGATCTATGACTTTTCAGCGCCGCTGTTGTATCCATTCCGAAACATCTTTCCAACCACAGAATTCGCCGGACAGTATGTCGTTGAATTCTCTGCGGTGTTCGCACTGATTGTGTATAGTATTGTGGCGTCATTAATCGTACGGTTTGTGGCGATGGGCTTAACGAGTCGTGAGAGAAGGTAA
- a CDS encoding carbonic anhydrase family protein has protein sequence MLKKISPAGVLSLAMLMGCSAETERKIDEDQTEDVTWSYEGETGPSNWHTLHPEYATCGEGEKQSPINIDVSTIELNDDLEELDVTYQSTPFTLENNGHTVQLTDPTGENSMELQGEEYTLQQLHFHIPSENTLNGNHFEMEGHLVHQNEAGELAVLAFLIEEGKNNPVLAEAFSNIPSENIKEELNIKLDSLLPQDLSTFRYSGSLTTPPCSEGVSWVVLEEPIELSEQQIEAFSERFPHGNAREPQPINKREVYAE, from the coding sequence ATGTTAAAAAAAATTAGTCCTGCAGGAGTTTTATCATTGGCCATGCTAATGGGGTGCTCCGCTGAAACGGAGAGAAAAATCGATGAAGATCAAACGGAAGACGTCACATGGTCATATGAAGGAGAGACAGGGCCATCCAATTGGCATACGCTGCATCCTGAGTATGCGACATGCGGTGAAGGAGAAAAGCAGTCTCCAATCAACATTGACGTTTCAACTATTGAACTGAACGATGATTTAGAAGAACTTGATGTCACGTACCAATCCACTCCGTTTACATTAGAAAACAACGGACACACGGTTCAACTGACGGATCCAACTGGGGAAAACAGCATGGAATTACAAGGAGAAGAATATACCTTACAACAACTCCACTTCCATATTCCAAGTGAAAATACATTGAACGGTAACCATTTCGAAATGGAAGGCCACCTTGTTCATCAGAATGAAGCGGGTGAACTGGCTGTTCTCGCTTTCCTTATTGAAGAAGGTAAAAATAATCCAGTCTTAGCTGAAGCCTTTTCAAATATTCCTTCCGAGAACATTAAAGAGGAGCTTAATATAAAGCTGGATTCATTATTGCCACAAGACCTGTCTACATTCCGGTACAGCGGTTCGTTAACGACTCCACCTTGTTCTGAAGGTGTTAGCTGGGTGGTTCTCGAAGAACCAATCGAGCTGTCAGAACAGCAGATTGAGGCATTTTCCGAACGTTTTCCGCATGGGAATGCAAGAGAACCCCAACCGATAAATAAGAGAGAAGTATACGCCGAATAG
- a CDS encoding DUF4386 domain-containing protein, whose protein sequence is MGLGRTTNQNMQQKAAVFSGIALLVMTVAAVFAQGYAHSTLVVNGDAVTTLKNIQESQVLFRLEVLGWFIIIIMDLIVSWGFYLFLKPFHPGYALLAGWLRFLYTAMLATAVSHLVVTNTIVQNSVGSTAVDRVAQQVMDAITAFEATWSFGLIIFGLHLIVVGFVAWKSTKIPKVISFLVVLAGFSYSIIHFMYHFMPQIENVIGLVELILMLPMIIGELGFGIWLLVKGRKLTRD, encoded by the coding sequence ATGGGGTTAGGGAGAACAACGAATCAAAACATGCAGCAGAAAGCAGCAGTCTTTTCTGGTATTGCCTTACTTGTCATGACAGTTGCTGCGGTTTTTGCTCAGGGCTATGCGCACAGTACATTAGTCGTTAATGGAGATGCGGTAACGACATTAAAAAATATCCAAGAATCTCAAGTTTTGTTTCGTCTTGAGGTACTTGGATGGTTCATCATTATCATCATGGATTTAATTGTATCATGGGGGTTTTATCTGTTCTTGAAACCGTTCCATCCTGGTTACGCATTATTAGCCGGATGGCTTCGCTTCCTTTATACCGCCATGCTAGCCACTGCGGTGTCACATCTGGTAGTAACCAACACGATTGTTCAAAATTCAGTGGGAAGTACAGCAGTGGATCGTGTTGCACAGCAAGTAATGGATGCCATCACAGCTTTTGAAGCCACGTGGTCATTTGGATTAATTATTTTTGGGCTTCATCTGATCGTAGTCGGCTTTGTCGCATGGAAATCCACCAAAATACCAAAAGTGATCAGCTTTCTTGTCGTTTTAGCAGGCTTCAGCTACTCCATTATTCATTTCATGTACCATTTCATGCCCCAAATTGAAAACGTTATTGGGCTAGTGGAATTAATCCTTATGCTTCCCATGATCATTGGTGAATTAGGCTTTGGGATCTGGTTATTGGTAAAAGGAAGAAAGTTGACGAGAGACTAA
- a CDS encoding potassium channel family protein: MRLRDLVYYISRYPPVLQLGALIVVILITMGFIMHLVEPEMFPTVFDGVWFAIVTASTIGYGDTSPETVRGKAFAMVFIMFGAGFMTFYMAKLASSFVITQGALGRGERSYERANHVVVVGWNSRSRHTIKALLSNQPERSIVLIDHSLTENPLQKEGIHFIRGNPGEDSTLRKAKVSEAHTVLITADQYKSEMEVDMQTILTLLTVKGINPSVYTIVEILSPEQIVNAERAGADEIIESAHLLSTVMTNSVFSHGISTTLLEMLTHLKPNQLDFMKAEAFNEKSFCDVAQQLNEKDILMIGVKRGSDLVMNPSPSFLIESDDLLLVIHT, encoded by the coding sequence TTGAGATTACGTGACTTAGTTTATTATATATCGCGGTATCCCCCTGTATTACAACTCGGTGCGCTGATCGTTGTGATTTTAATTACGATGGGCTTTATTATGCATCTGGTGGAGCCGGAGATGTTCCCGACTGTTTTCGATGGGGTTTGGTTTGCGATTGTCACAGCTTCTACGATTGGGTACGGTGATACATCACCTGAAACCGTAAGAGGAAAAGCGTTTGCGATGGTGTTTATTATGTTTGGCGCTGGATTTATGACCTTTTATATGGCAAAGCTTGCTTCTTCGTTTGTGATAACGCAGGGAGCGCTTGGACGCGGAGAGCGCAGCTATGAACGAGCGAATCACGTCGTTGTCGTTGGCTGGAATTCGCGGAGCAGGCATACGATCAAAGCGCTTTTATCCAATCAGCCGGAGCGATCTATTGTCCTCATTGATCATTCGCTTACGGAAAACCCTTTGCAAAAAGAAGGGATTCATTTTATTCGAGGAAATCCTGGTGAAGACAGCACATTGCGAAAGGCAAAGGTAAGCGAGGCGCATACCGTCTTGATTACAGCGGATCAGTATAAAAGTGAAATGGAAGTAGATATGCAGACGATTCTTACCCTTTTAACCGTGAAAGGAATCAATCCTTCTGTTTATACGATTGTGGAGATTTTATCACCAGAGCAAATTGTGAATGCCGAGCGTGCGGGTGCGGATGAAATTATTGAAAGTGCTCATCTACTTAGTACAGTCATGACGAATAGCGTCTTTTCACATGGGATTTCTACAACACTGCTTGAAATGCTGACTCATTTGAAGCCGAACCAGCTCGATTTTATGAAAGCGGAGGCTTTTAATGAGAAATCCTTTTGTGATGTGGCTCAACAGTTAAATGAAAAGGATATCCTGATGATTGGCGTAAAAAGAGGAAGCGATCTTGTCATGAATCCCTCCCCTTCGTTTCTTATCGAGTCAGATGATCTTTTACTTGTGATTCACACGTAA
- a CDS encoding YugN-like family protein produces MIPMNSELEGKTIELSIMEDKLRQLGYSYGGGWEYDHGYFDYKIDDEDGYLFLRVPIKAVKKELDADGAIVEIGQPFMLSHMYQAGVDPEGNIGNISASFNQFQEPTDKDAEIDEKWLKYGERYVKEFDAALSSYV; encoded by the coding sequence ATGATTCCAATGAATTCCGAGCTCGAAGGGAAAACAATTGAACTTAGCATTATGGAAGACAAGCTTCGTCAACTAGGCTATAGCTACGGAGGCGGCTGGGAATATGATCACGGCTATTTTGACTATAAAATCGATGATGAAGATGGGTACCTTTTTCTAAGAGTACCAATCAAAGCTGTGAAAAAAGAGCTTGATGCGGATGGCGCCATTGTTGAAATTGGCCAGCCGTTCATGCTCTCTCATATGTACCAGGCAGGAGTCGATCCTGAAGGAAACATCGGAAATATCTCAGCGTCCTTTAATCAGTTTCAGGAACCAACCGATAAAGATGCTGAAATTGATGAAAAGTGGTTGAAATACGGAGAGCGTTACGTGAAAGAGTTCGACGCAGCACTCTCGTCTTACGTGTGA
- a CDS encoding Crp/Fnr family transcriptional regulator encodes MKDVLIQYMKRFSDLSESELRKLTVDIPVATFKKGTVLLHQGEVPDKCYFVLEGCLRLYGVDRKGNENTFNFYMEEQSVTIFNQHTPDKVSPYSLSCLEDCTLIVGDLATEQEAYDMHPVLEELTRKMMEEDLGTMRDEFSSFISSTPEERYQNLMKKRPNLIDRVPQYLLASYLGITPESLSRIKKRSVANLKIVD; translated from the coding sequence ATGAAAGATGTCCTTATCCAGTATATGAAACGCTTCTCGGATCTCAGTGAATCCGAATTAAGAAAACTGACAGTAGATATTCCGGTTGCTACGTTTAAAAAAGGAACGGTACTTTTACATCAAGGTGAAGTTCCCGATAAATGCTATTTTGTTTTAGAAGGTTGTTTGCGGCTTTACGGTGTCGATAGAAAAGGAAATGAGAATACGTTCAATTTCTATATGGAAGAACAGAGTGTCACGATTTTTAATCAGCATACTCCTGACAAAGTTTCTCCCTACTCTCTTAGCTGCTTGGAAGACTGTACGCTAATTGTAGGTGATTTAGCGACTGAGCAGGAAGCTTACGACATGCATCCGGTGTTAGAAGAACTGACTCGCAAAATGATGGAAGAAGATCTTGGTACGATGAGGGATGAATTCTCCTCCTTCATTTCTTCGACGCCAGAAGAACGCTATCAGAACTTGATGAAAAAAAGACCAAATTTAATTGATCGAGTTCCCCAGTACCTACTAGCAAGCTACCTGGGAATTACGCCAGAATCTCTAAGCCGGATTAAGAAACGGTCCGTAGCTAATCTCAAGATTGTTGATTAG
- a CDS encoding glucose-6-phosphate isomerase codes for MTSKVSFDYSKALSFVGEHEVTYMADAVKAAHEALHNGTGAGSDFLGWLTLPHDYDKEEFSRIQKSAEKIKSDSDVLLVVGIGGSYLGARAAIEMLNHSFYNVLTKEERKTPQVFFVGNNISSTYVKDLFSVLEGKDVSVNVISKSGTTTEPAIAFRIFRKFLEEKYGVEEARRRIYATTDKSKGALKTLADEEGYESFVIPDDVGGRYSVLTAVGLLPIAASGISIEEMMKGAQDAQDDLNTSDIASNEAYQYAAVRNALYNKGKNIELLVNYEPSLHYFSEWWKQLFGESEGKDNKGLYPASVDFSTDLHSMGQYVQDGRRSLFETVLNVGKARHEIIIEEDDKNLDKLNYLAGETMDFVNQKAFEGTMLAHTDGDVPNLIVNIPEMTPYHFGYLAYFFEKACAVSGYLLGVNPFDQPGVEAYKTNMFALLGKPGFEKEKAELEDRLKTNE; via the coding sequence ATGACTTCGAAAGTAAGTTTTGATTATTCAAAAGCATTGTCGTTTGTTGGCGAACATGAAGTAACATACATGGCGGATGCAGTGAAGGCTGCACACGAAGCGCTACATAATGGAACAGGGGCTGGCAGTGATTTTCTTGGCTGGCTAACGCTTCCGCATGATTATGATAAAGAAGAATTCTCACGCATCCAGAAATCAGCTGAGAAAATTAAATCAGATTCTGACGTCCTTCTTGTTGTTGGGATTGGTGGTTCTTATTTAGGCGCTCGTGCAGCGATTGAAATGCTGAACCATTCTTTTTATAACGTACTAACAAAAGAAGAGCGCAAAACACCACAAGTTTTCTTCGTAGGAAACAACATTAGCTCTACTTACGTGAAGGATCTCTTTAGCGTTCTTGAAGGAAAAGACGTTTCCGTTAACGTTATTTCTAAGTCAGGTACAACAACAGAGCCTGCGATCGCGTTTCGTATTTTCCGTAAGTTCCTTGAAGAGAAATATGGCGTTGAAGAAGCGCGTCGTCGCATCTACGCTACAACAGACAAGTCAAAAGGTGCACTTAAAACACTTGCTGACGAAGAAGGATACGAAAGCTTCGTGATTCCTGATGATGTAGGTGGACGTTATTCTGTTCTGACAGCTGTTGGACTTCTTCCAATCGCAGCAAGCGGAATCTCCATTGAAGAGATGATGAAAGGTGCTCAAGACGCACAAGATGACTTGAACACATCTGACATCGCTTCAAACGAAGCTTATCAGTATGCAGCGGTTCGCAATGCTCTTTACAACAAAGGCAAGAACATCGAACTTCTTGTGAACTATGAGCCATCTCTACACTATTTCTCTGAGTGGTGGAAACAGCTCTTTGGCGAAAGTGAAGGAAAAGACAACAAAGGTCTTTATCCTGCATCTGTCGACTTCTCAACTGATCTTCACTCCATGGGACAATACGTTCAAGACGGCCGTCGTAGCCTGTTTGAAACCGTATTGAATGTAGGGAAAGCGCGTCATGAAATTATAATCGAAGAAGACGACAAGAACCTAGACAAGCTAAACTATCTTGCTGGAGAAACAATGGACTTTGTTAACCAGAAAGCATTTGAAGGTACTATGCTTGCTCATACAGATGGTGACGTTCCGAACTTGATCGTGAACATCCCTGAAATGACGCCTTATCACTTCGGTTACCTTGCTTACTTCTTTGAAAAAGCATGTGCCGTTTCCGGTTACCTTCTTGGCGTGAATCCATTCGATCAACCAGGAGTAGAAGCATACAAAACAAACATGTTTGCGCTTCTTGGTAAACCAGGATTCGAAAAAGAAAAAGCTGAGCTAGAGGATCGCCTTAAGACAAACGAATAG